One window of Triticum dicoccoides isolate Atlit2015 ecotype Zavitan chromosome 5A, WEW_v2.0, whole genome shotgun sequence genomic DNA carries:
- the LOC119301902 gene encoding homeobox-leucine zipper protein HOX4-like translates to MKRPGGGNPSSLHQMASPNDMDYGVVGMEADGDAEEEMMACGGGGGGCGGGEKKRRLSAEQVRALERSFEVENKLEPERKARLARDLGLQPRQVAVWFQNRRARWKTKQLERDYNALRHSYDALRVDHDALRRDKEALLAEIKDLKGKLGDEEAAASFTSVKEEPAASDGPPPAGMGSSDSDSSGVLNDTDATGATPTEEAPAPDMGTLLGGPGAAGAAAAGHGQVFLHGNFLKVEEDETGFLDDEEPCGGFFADEPPLAWWTEPTDPWK, encoded by the exons ATGAAGCGGCCCGGCGGCGGAAACCCCTCCTCCCTCCACCAGATGGCCAGCCCCAATG ATATGGACTACGGCGTGGTCGGGATGGAGGCGGACGGGGACGCGGAGGAGGAGATGATGgcgtgcggcggtggcggcggcggctgcgggggaGGGGAGAAGAAGCGGCGGCTGAGCGCGGAGCAGGTGCGCGCCCTGGAGCGGAGCTTCGAGGTGGAGAACAAGCTGGAGCCGGAGCGCAAGGCGCGGCTGGCGCGCGACCTCGGCCTGCAGCCGCGCCAGGTCGCCGTCTGGTTCCAGAACCGCCGCGCGCGCTGgaagaccaagcagctcgagcgcgACTACAACGCGCTGCGCCACTCCTACGACGCGCTCCGCGTCGACCACGACGCCCTCCGCCGCGACAAGGAGGCCCTCCTCGCCGAG ATCAAGGATCTGAAGGGGAAGCTGGGGGACGAGGAGGCCGCGGCGAGCTTCACGTCGGTGAAGGAGGAGCCGGCGGCGTCCGACGGCCCGCCGCCCGCGGGCATGGGGTCATCCGACAGCGACTCGAGCGGTGTTCTGAACGACACGGACGCGACCGGCGCGACACCAACAGAGGAGGCGCCGGCTCCAGACATGGGGACGCTGCTCGGCGGGCCCGGggcggccggcgcggcggcggcggggcacgggCAGGTGTTCCTGCACGGGAATTTCCTGAAGGTGGAGGAGGACGAGACGGGGTTCCTGGACGACGAGGAGCCGTGCGGGGGGTTCTTCGCCGACGAGCCGCCGCTGGCGTGGTGGACGGAGCCGACGGATCCCTGGAAGTGA